The following are from one region of the Knoellia sp. p5-6-4 genome:
- the treZ gene encoding malto-oligosyltrehalose trehalohydrolase, which yields MSTEQRGSRTTTAGRGRPTGQASRSHELRVWAPDAQRVAVHVGSPDEDPAVQSMTAAGGGWWTWRTTAASGPLDYAFSVDGGEPRPDPRSAWQPHGVHGPSRTFDTGAHEWTDSTWAGPQQGLGTLGGVVYELHVGTFTPEGTLDSAVGRLDHLVDLGVDVVELMPVAAFDGRWNWGYDGVAPYAVHEAYGGPAALQRFVDACHQRGLGVCLDVVYNHLGPAGNYLGTFGPYFTDAHATPWGAALNLDQEGSQEVRRWIIDNALRWFGEFRVDALRLDAVHELRDDSDRHVLAQLADEVKALELRLGRPLTLIAESDLNDPAMVTPTSEGGRGMDAQWDDDVHHALHVSLTGERQGYYADFGGFSPPLPDGGPLTVLAKTLTQVFLHDGRYSSFRESEWGARVDRAAVDGRRFLAYLQTHDQVGNRAVGDRISAITSPGQQAVGAALYLTAPYTPMLFMGEEWAASTPFQFFTDFGDAELREAVSEGRRSEFESHGWAFDDVPDPQDEATYRRSQLDWAEARERGHARMLGWYRDLIALRRSEADLGDGRLDRVEVACHDDNRWLVMRRGAVCTVANLNEAEQTVPVPAGIRSVLLAWDPAATAVDDQGLRLPGHGVAVVRLRQGAESTDQSAVSSGRGAASRS from the coding sequence ATGAGTACTGAACAGCGCGGCAGCAGAACGACGACGGCGGGCCGGGGCCGGCCCACGGGCCAGGCATCGAGGAGCCACGAGCTCAGGGTCTGGGCGCCCGACGCCCAGCGCGTGGCCGTGCACGTCGGTTCCCCGGACGAGGACCCGGCGGTCCAGTCCATGACGGCAGCAGGGGGTGGCTGGTGGACCTGGCGGACCACGGCTGCGAGCGGGCCGCTCGACTACGCCTTCAGCGTCGACGGGGGTGAGCCCCGCCCGGACCCGCGCAGCGCCTGGCAGCCCCACGGCGTGCACGGCCCGAGCCGCACCTTCGACACCGGCGCCCACGAGTGGACCGACAGCACCTGGGCGGGCCCGCAGCAGGGCCTCGGGACGCTCGGTGGCGTCGTCTACGAGCTGCATGTCGGCACGTTCACCCCTGAGGGCACCTTGGACTCCGCCGTCGGCAGGCTCGACCACCTCGTCGACCTCGGGGTCGACGTCGTGGAGCTCATGCCGGTGGCCGCCTTCGACGGCCGGTGGAACTGGGGTTACGACGGCGTCGCCCCGTATGCCGTGCACGAGGCCTACGGGGGGCCGGCTGCCCTGCAGCGCTTCGTCGACGCCTGCCACCAGCGCGGGCTCGGGGTGTGCCTGGACGTGGTCTACAACCACCTCGGCCCCGCGGGGAACTACCTCGGCACCTTCGGGCCGTACTTCACCGACGCGCACGCCACCCCGTGGGGTGCGGCGCTGAACCTCGACCAGGAGGGCAGCCAAGAGGTCCGCCGCTGGATCATCGACAACGCGCTTCGCTGGTTCGGGGAGTTCCGCGTCGACGCGCTGCGGCTCGACGCGGTGCACGAGCTGCGCGACGACTCCGACCGGCACGTCCTGGCGCAGCTCGCCGACGAGGTCAAGGCCCTCGAGCTCCGGCTCGGGCGCCCGCTGACGCTGATCGCCGAGAGCGACCTCAACGACCCGGCCATGGTCACGCCGACCTCCGAGGGCGGCCGGGGCATGGACGCGCAGTGGGACGACGACGTGCACCACGCCCTCCACGTCTCACTGACGGGGGAGCGCCAGGGCTACTACGCCGACTTCGGGGGCTTCAGCCCGCCGCTGCCGGACGGTGGTCCCCTCACCGTGCTGGCCAAGACGCTCACCCAGGTGTTCCTGCATGACGGCCGGTACTCGAGCTTCCGCGAGAGCGAGTGGGGCGCCCGGGTCGACCGAGCGGCCGTCGACGGCCGCCGCTTCCTGGCCTACCTGCAGACCCATGACCAGGTGGGCAACCGCGCCGTGGGCGACCGCATCAGCGCGATCACCTCGCCGGGACAGCAGGCCGTCGGCGCGGCCCTCTACCTCACCGCGCCCTACACGCCGATGCTGTTCATGGGTGAGGAGTGGGCGGCGAGCACGCCGTTCCAGTTCTTCACCGACTTCGGCGACGCCGAGCTCCGCGAGGCCGTCTCCGAGGGTCGTCGGAGCGAGTTCGAGTCGCACGGCTGGGCTTTCGACGACGTGCCGGACCCGCAGGACGAGGCGACCTACCGGCGCAGCCAGCTCGACTGGGCCGAGGCCCGCGAGCGCGGTCACGCCCGGATGCTGGGCTGGTACCGCGACCTGATCGCCCTGCGGCGCAGCGAGGCCGACCTCGGTGACGGCCGGCTCGACCGGGTCGAGGTTGCCTGCCACGACGACAACCGGTGGCTGGTCATGCGTCGGGGCGCTGTCTGCACGGTTGCCAACCTCAACGAGGCCGAGCAGACGGTTCCGGTGCCGGCCGGCATCCGCTCGGTGCTGCTCGCGTGGGACCCCGCAGCCACCGCGGTCGACGACCAGGGGCTGAGGCTGCCCGGCCACGGCGTCGCGGTGGTGCGGCTCCGTCAGGGAGCGGAGTCGACGGACCAGTCAGCGGTCTCGAGCGGCCGGGGCGCGGCGTCGAGGTCGTAG
- a CDS encoding RecQ family ATP-dependent DNA helicase, protein MSATTASTGLTEEATTVLRRLVGREDAAFRDGQLEAVEALVGSRQRVLVVQRTGWGKSAVYFVSTALRRAQGAGPTVIVSPLLALMRDQIGAAQRAGIRAVSMNSANAEEWGRVSAALAADEVDVLLVSPERLNNPRFRDEQLPDLARRCGLLVVDEAHCVSDWGHDFRPDYRRIRDLLTTLPDHTPVLATTATANARVVTDVVEQLGAGGHEVLTLRGGLARESLRLGVLRQTSPEQRLAWLLAHLDDLPGSGIVYCLTVSAAEDVAAALREAGHAVQAYTGRTDPADRERLEAALRDNEVKALVATSALGMGFDKPDLGFVLHLGAPSSPVAYYQQVGRAGRATERADVLLLPGPEDKEIWAYFASASMPRQDQADAVLKALAESSRPLSTVALETIVDVRRTRLELLLKVLDVDGAVQRVSGGWTATGQPWAYDAERYARVSEARRREQGLMLDYERTTQCRMAFLQESLDDATAAPCDRCDACAGPWFPTDIPETAVVSARGRLERAGVELEPRSQWPSGMDRLGVPLKGRIPATEAMETGRALARLTDLGWGQRLRGLLREDAPVDAELLRACVPVLRDWGWAQRPAAVVAVPSRRRPQLVLSAARGLAEIGRLPFLGSLDLVAEGPVGEAGGNSAFRLAGVWGRLAVGPALAEALSQVPGPVLLVDDVASSRWTLTVASQALREAGAEGVLPFVLAVEG, encoded by the coding sequence ATGTCTGCCACCACCGCAAGCACTGGCCTCACCGAGGAGGCGACCACCGTCCTGCGGCGCCTCGTCGGCCGCGAGGACGCCGCCTTCCGCGACGGCCAGCTCGAGGCCGTGGAGGCGCTCGTGGGGTCGCGCCAGCGGGTGCTGGTGGTGCAGCGCACCGGGTGGGGCAAGTCGGCGGTGTACTTCGTGTCGACCGCCCTGCGCCGGGCCCAGGGCGCCGGGCCCACCGTGATCGTCTCGCCCCTTCTGGCGCTCATGCGTGACCAGATCGGGGCGGCGCAGCGCGCCGGCATCCGCGCGGTGTCGATGAACTCGGCCAACGCCGAGGAGTGGGGCCGGGTCAGCGCGGCACTGGCCGCCGACGAGGTCGACGTCCTGCTGGTCAGCCCCGAGCGGCTCAACAACCCGCGCTTCCGCGACGAGCAGCTGCCCGACCTCGCGCGCCGGTGCGGCCTGCTGGTGGTCGACGAGGCCCACTGCGTCAGCGACTGGGGCCACGACTTCCGGCCCGACTACCGCCGCATCCGCGACCTGCTCACCACGCTTCCGGACCACACCCCCGTCCTGGCCACGACCGCCACCGCGAACGCCCGGGTCGTCACCGACGTCGTGGAGCAGCTGGGCGCGGGAGGCCACGAGGTGCTCACGCTGCGCGGTGGGCTGGCGCGTGAGTCGCTGCGCCTCGGGGTGCTGCGCCAGACCTCGCCCGAGCAGCGGCTGGCCTGGCTGCTCGCCCACCTCGACGACCTGCCGGGCAGCGGCATCGTCTACTGCCTGACCGTCTCCGCGGCCGAGGACGTCGCGGCCGCCCTGCGGGAGGCGGGGCACGCCGTGCAGGCCTACACCGGCCGCACCGACCCGGCCGACCGCGAGCGCCTCGAGGCCGCGCTGCGCGACAACGAGGTGAAGGCCCTGGTCGCTACCAGCGCGCTCGGCATGGGCTTCGACAAGCCCGACCTCGGGTTCGTGCTGCACCTCGGCGCCCCCTCCTCCCCCGTTGCCTACTACCAGCAGGTGGGTCGCGCCGGTCGCGCGACCGAGCGGGCCGACGTGCTGCTGCTGCCGGGGCCGGAGGACAAGGAGATCTGGGCGTACTTCGCGTCGGCCTCCATGCCGCGGCAGGACCAGGCCGACGCGGTGCTCAAGGCGCTGGCGGAGTCGTCACGGCCGCTGTCGACCGTGGCGCTCGAGACCATCGTCGACGTGCGCCGCACCCGGCTCGAGCTGCTGCTGAAGGTGCTCGACGTCGACGGCGCCGTGCAGCGCGTGTCGGGCGGTTGGACGGCGACCGGACAGCCCTGGGCCTATGACGCGGAGCGCTACGCGCGGGTCAGCGAGGCACGCCGGCGCGAGCAGGGCCTCATGCTCGACTACGAGCGCACCACGCAGTGCCGCATGGCCTTCCTGCAGGAGTCGCTCGACGACGCCACCGCCGCGCCGTGCGACCGCTGCGACGCCTGTGCCGGACCGTGGTTCCCGACCGACATCCCCGAGACCGCGGTCGTCTCGGCGCGCGGGCGGCTGGAGCGCGCCGGGGTCGAGCTCGAGCCGCGGTCACAGTGGCCGAGCGGCATGGATCGCCTCGGCGTGCCACTGAAGGGGCGGATCCCCGCGACGGAGGCCATGGAGACCGGGCGGGCCCTCGCACGACTGACCGACCTCGGGTGGGGGCAGCGGCTGCGCGGACTCCTGCGGGAGGACGCCCCGGTCGACGCCGAGCTGCTCCGGGCGTGCGTGCCGGTGCTGCGCGACTGGGGCTGGGCGCAGCGGCCGGCAGCCGTCGTCGCGGTCCCCTCGCGCAGGCGGCCCCAGCTCGTGCTGTCCGCGGCCCGGGGCCTGGCCGAGATCGGCCGGCTGCCCTTCCTCGGCTCGCTCGACCTCGTCGCGGAGGGGCCGGTGGGCGAGGCCGGTGGCAACAGCGCCTTCCGGCTCGCCGGGGTGTGGGGCCGGCTCGCCGTGGGACCGGCGCTTGCCGAGGCGCTCTCGCAGGTGCCCGGGCCGGTGCTGCTCGTCGACGACGTCGCCTCCTCGCGCTGGACCCTCACGGTGGCGTCGCAGGCGCTGCGGGAGGCGGGCGCCGAGGGCGTGCTGCCCTTCGTCCTCGCCGTCGAGGGGTAG
- a CDS encoding acyl-CoA thioesterase II: MTTSDEKPRLDPLADLLDVLDLDELGTAQIAVRGLPDDDETDLGESQAQVFVGRSQPQPHGRVFGGQVLAQSVVAAGRTVADVDGGRRSIHSLHAYFVRPGDDSHPIRFAVERMRDGNSFSTRRVHAIQYGKTILSMIASFQAPAEGLDHQAEMPAAPDPEMLPSVEETLGTIDHPAAQFFAYQRPIDLRHVEGHLYLKPGAQRAAHQSVWLKAIGSLPDDPLLHAAVLAYASDYSLLESVLRKHGLAWSDRRLRPASLDHAMWFHRRGRADDWILYTQHSPSASSGRGLGAGQMFAPDGTLLATVAQEGMIRVKDS; encoded by the coding sequence GTGACCACGAGCGACGAGAAGCCCCGCCTCGACCCCCTCGCCGACCTTCTCGACGTCCTCGACCTCGACGAGCTCGGCACCGCGCAGATCGCGGTCCGCGGCCTGCCCGACGACGACGAGACCGACCTCGGCGAGTCGCAGGCCCAGGTCTTCGTGGGCCGCAGCCAGCCCCAGCCCCACGGCCGGGTGTTCGGCGGGCAGGTGCTGGCCCAGTCCGTCGTCGCGGCGGGTCGCACGGTGGCCGACGTCGACGGCGGCCGGCGGTCCATCCACTCCCTGCACGCCTACTTCGTGCGCCCGGGTGACGACAGCCACCCGATCCGGTTCGCCGTGGAGCGGATGCGCGACGGCAACTCGTTCTCCACCCGGCGGGTGCACGCCATCCAGTACGGCAAGACGATCCTGTCGATGATCGCCTCGTTCCAGGCACCGGCCGAGGGACTCGACCACCAGGCCGAGATGCCGGCGGCGCCGGACCCCGAGATGCTGCCGTCGGTCGAGGAGACGCTCGGCACCATCGACCACCCCGCCGCGCAGTTCTTCGCCTACCAGCGACCGATCGACCTGCGGCACGTCGAGGGCCACCTCTACCTCAAGCCGGGAGCCCAGCGGGCGGCGCACCAGTCGGTCTGGCTCAAGGCGATCGGCTCGCTCCCCGACGACCCGCTGCTGCACGCGGCCGTCCTCGCGTACGCCTCGGACTACTCGCTGCTCGAGTCGGTGCTGCGCAAGCACGGGCTCGCGTGGTCGGACCGCCGGCTCCGCCCGGCGAGCCTCGACCACGCCATGTGGTTCCACCGCCGGGGTCGCGCCGACGACTGGATCCTCTACACCCAGCACTCGCCGTCGGCCTCCAGCGGCCGGGGGCTGGGGGCCGGCCAGATGTTCGCCCCGGACGGCACGCTCCTGGCCACCGTGGCGCAGGAGGGCATGATCCGCGTGAAGGACTCGTGA
- the treY gene encoding malto-oligosyltrehalose synthase: protein MTGMPSGRVAHRPAPGRPVPSATYRLQIQPTFTFEDASAQADYLAALGVSHAYLSPVLQPAPGSTHGYDVVDHSRLNEEAGGREAYDRMVARLREHGVRAVADVVPNHMTVPSPAYLNHQWWSLLREGRDSEFAHWFDIDWEAGDGRVLMPVLGAALEEVLADGELAVEHSGGQNGDETVVRYHDHQFPVRPGTESLDLPDLLAAQAYRLAYWREGGDELNYRRFFDVTTLAAVRVEDPEVFDATHALLLELVRKGELDGLRIDHPDGLADPRGYLDRLAEATGDSWVVAEKILEGHEELPDDWRCAGTTGYDTLLRVGGVFVDPSSEGDLTALARELTGDHRALEEIIDEAKRLVVERIQTAEVNRLLRLVARVDPDLDPAASRRALEALLVAMDRYRAYIRPGERARSEQVAVVEEACDRAETTLADSDHRTLSRIRQLVLGTGAEPADRAAADDLVVRFQQTCGPVMAKAIEDTAFYRYVRLVSLNEVGGNPAHLGTGVGELHDFAERQLASWPTAMTTLSTHDTKRSEDVRARIGVISERPHEWGRWLDEARRLAKPHRQERLDAATEYLLWQTAVGAWPIDRERLQGYATKAVREAKAHTTWTDPDEGYEEAVARFVDGLASDPALARHIEAWHEETGEYTRAAVLGQKLLQLVMPGVPDVYQGTELVDLSLVDPDNRRPVDFTERRRRLEALDGGAAPADLDDDKLLVTSRALRLRRKHPEWFTGEAAAYEPLAATTPHALGVGRGDASGVQAVAVVTRLAAGLEAAGGWGAHRVSLPPGTWRDLLTGQTTSTHDSEGIPVAELLAGLPVALLVRDEY from the coding sequence ATGACCGGTATGCCGTCCGGCCGCGTGGCGCACCGCCCGGCACCCGGGCGTCCTGTCCCGTCGGCCACGTACCGTCTGCAGATCCAGCCCACCTTCACCTTCGAGGACGCGTCCGCGCAAGCGGACTACCTTGCGGCGCTGGGAGTTTCGCACGCCTACCTGTCTCCGGTGCTGCAGCCCGCCCCCGGCTCGACGCACGGCTACGACGTCGTCGACCACAGCCGGCTCAACGAGGAGGCGGGCGGTCGCGAGGCCTACGACCGGATGGTGGCGCGGCTGCGCGAGCACGGCGTCCGCGCCGTCGCGGACGTGGTGCCGAACCACATGACGGTGCCGTCGCCGGCATACCTCAACCACCAGTGGTGGTCGCTGCTGCGCGAGGGCAGGGACTCCGAGTTCGCGCACTGGTTCGACATCGACTGGGAGGCAGGTGACGGGCGGGTGCTCATGCCGGTGCTGGGCGCCGCGCTCGAGGAGGTGCTGGCGGACGGCGAGCTGGCCGTCGAGCACTCGGGCGGGCAGAACGGCGACGAGACGGTGGTGCGCTACCACGACCACCAGTTCCCCGTGCGTCCCGGCACCGAGAGCCTCGACCTTCCCGATCTGCTTGCGGCACAGGCGTACCGGCTCGCCTACTGGCGCGAGGGCGGCGACGAGCTGAACTACCGGCGCTTCTTCGACGTCACCACGCTCGCGGCGGTACGGGTCGAGGACCCGGAGGTCTTCGACGCCACCCACGCCCTGCTGCTCGAGCTGGTCCGCAAGGGCGAGCTCGACGGCCTGCGCATCGACCACCCCGACGGCCTGGCCGACCCGCGCGGCTACCTCGACCGGCTCGCTGAGGCCACCGGCGACTCGTGGGTCGTGGCCGAGAAGATCTTGGAGGGCCACGAGGAGCTGCCGGACGACTGGCGCTGTGCCGGCACGACCGGCTACGACACCCTGCTGCGGGTCGGCGGCGTGTTCGTCGACCCGTCGTCCGAGGGCGACCTGACCGCGCTGGCGCGCGAGCTGACCGGCGACCACCGCGCCCTCGAGGAGATCATCGACGAGGCGAAACGCCTTGTCGTCGAACGGATCCAGACGGCCGAGGTCAACCGGTTGCTGCGTCTGGTGGCGCGGGTCGACCCGGACCTCGATCCTGCGGCGTCGCGGCGCGCGCTCGAGGCGCTGCTCGTCGCCATGGACCGCTACCGCGCCTACATCAGGCCGGGGGAGCGGGCGCGGTCCGAGCAGGTCGCGGTGGTCGAGGAGGCGTGCGACCGGGCCGAGACCACGCTGGCCGACTCGGACCACCGGACCCTCTCCCGGATCCGCCAGCTGGTCCTGGGCACCGGCGCGGAGCCGGCCGACCGGGCAGCAGCCGACGACCTCGTGGTGCGGTTCCAGCAGACCTGTGGGCCGGTGATGGCCAAGGCCATCGAGGACACCGCCTTCTACCGCTACGTCCGGCTGGTGTCGCTCAACGAGGTCGGCGGCAACCCGGCGCACCTCGGCACCGGCGTGGGGGAGCTGCACGACTTCGCCGAGCGGCAGCTGGCCTCGTGGCCGACCGCCATGACCACGCTGTCCACCCACGACACCAAGCGCTCCGAGGACGTCAGGGCCCGCATCGGCGTCATCTCCGAGCGTCCCCACGAGTGGGGGCGGTGGCTCGACGAGGCACGTCGGCTGGCGAAGCCCCACCGGCAGGAGCGGCTCGACGCTGCGACCGAGTACCTCCTGTGGCAGACGGCCGTGGGTGCCTGGCCGATCGACCGCGAGCGGCTCCAGGGCTATGCCACCAAGGCCGTCCGCGAGGCCAAGGCGCACACGACGTGGACCGACCCCGACGAGGGCTACGAGGAGGCCGTTGCCCGTTTCGTCGACGGGCTCGCTTCCGACCCGGCGCTCGCAAGGCACATCGAGGCCTGGCACGAGGAGACGGGGGAGTACACCCGCGCGGCCGTCCTGGGGCAGAAGCTGCTCCAGCTCGTCATGCCGGGGGTGCCCGACGTCTACCAGGGCACCGAGCTGGTCGACCTCTCACTCGTCGACCCCGACAACAGGCGGCCGGTCGACTTCACCGAGCGCCGACGCCGGCTCGAGGCGCTCGACGGGGGAGCGGCCCCCGCCGACCTCGACGACGACAAGCTGCTCGTCACCTCGCGGGCGCTGCGCCTGCGGCGCAAGCACCCGGAGTGGTTCACCGGCGAGGCCGCGGCCTACGAGCCCCTCGCGGCGACCACCCCGCACGCCCTCGGTGTCGGTCGGGGCGACGCGTCCGGCGTGCAGGCGGTCGCCGTGGTGACCAGGCTGGCCGCGGGCCTCGAGGCGGCCGGGGGCTGGGGTGCCCACCGGGTCTCCCTGCCACCGGGCACCTGGCGCGACCTGCTCACGGGGCAGACCACCTCGACCCACGACAGCGAGGGCATCCCGGTGGCGGAGTTGCTCGCCGGCCTGCCGGTCGCTTTGCTTGTCCGCGATGAGTACTGA
- the glgX gene encoding glycogen debranching protein GlgX encodes MEIWPGNAYPLGATYDGTGVNFALFSEAAERVELCLIGDDGEETRIDLPEVDGFVWHGYIPGVQPGQRYGYRVHGPYDPAHGHRCNPSKLLLDPYAKAFDGMSDGDESLFSYHFEDGEADNADELNTHDSLGHTMLSVVVNPFFDWGQDRSPRHQYHESVIYEAHVKGLTQNHPDIPEEIRGTYAGIGHPVTIAHLQELGITAIELMPVHQFVQDFTLLDKGLRNYWGYNTIGFLAPHNEYAAFGTRGEQVAEFKGMVKSLHEAGIEVILDVVYNHTAEGNHMGPTLSFRGIDNANYYRLVDDDKAHYYDTTGTGNSLLMRSPHVLQLIMDSLRYWVTEMHVDGFRFDLAATLARQFHEVDKLSAFFDLVQQDPVVSQVKLIAEPWDVGEGGYQVGNFPPLWTEWNGKYRDTVRDFWRGEAATLGEFASRITGSSDLYQGDGRHPIASINFVTAHDGFTLRDLVSYNEKHNDANGEGGNDGESHNRSWNCGVEGPTDDPEVADLRLRQQRNFLTTLLVSQGVPMLLHGDEIGRTQGGNNNGYCQDNEISWVDWDLDEDQLDLLHFTRRLIELRREHPVFHRRRFFAGSPDHGGESEVGDIEWFEPGGGHMDEESWANGYARSMAVFLNGSTIPEPDTRGQRIVDDNFLVLFNGHHEPLRFTLPDEDYGGGWLVDIDTGAQDIDPELVFTPGSQVTAQARSVVVLRCPLERQATSAAGAAERRR; translated from the coding sequence ATGGAGATCTGGCCCGGCAACGCCTACCCCCTCGGCGCGACCTACGACGGCACCGGCGTCAACTTCGCCCTCTTCTCCGAGGCGGCCGAGCGCGTCGAGCTGTGCCTGATCGGGGACGACGGCGAGGAGACCCGCATCGACCTCCCGGAGGTCGACGGCTTCGTCTGGCACGGCTACATCCCGGGCGTCCAGCCCGGCCAGCGCTACGGCTACCGGGTGCACGGTCCCTACGACCCGGCCCACGGGCACCGGTGCAACCCCTCGAAGCTGCTGCTCGACCCCTACGCCAAGGCCTTCGACGGCATGTCCGACGGCGACGAGTCCCTGTTCTCCTACCACTTCGAGGACGGCGAGGCCGACAACGCGGACGAGCTCAACACTCACGACAGCCTTGGCCACACGATGCTGTCGGTTGTCGTCAACCCCTTCTTCGACTGGGGCCAGGACCGGTCGCCGAGGCACCAGTACCACGAGAGCGTCATCTACGAGGCCCACGTCAAGGGCCTCACGCAGAACCACCCCGACATCCCGGAGGAGATCCGCGGCACCTACGCCGGCATCGGTCACCCGGTGACCATCGCCCACCTGCAGGAGCTCGGCATCACCGCGATCGAGCTGATGCCGGTGCACCAGTTCGTGCAGGACTTCACCCTGCTCGACAAGGGTCTGCGGAACTATTGGGGCTACAACACCATCGGCTTCCTCGCGCCCCACAACGAGTACGCCGCCTTCGGCACGCGCGGCGAGCAGGTCGCCGAGTTCAAGGGCATGGTCAAGTCGCTCCACGAGGCCGGCATCGAGGTCATCCTCGACGTCGTCTACAACCACACCGCCGAGGGCAACCACATGGGCCCGACGCTCTCCTTCCGCGGCATAGACAACGCCAACTACTACCGGCTCGTCGACGACGACAAGGCGCACTACTACGACACGACGGGCACCGGCAACAGCCTGCTCATGCGCAGCCCGCACGTGCTCCAGCTGATCATGGACTCGCTGCGCTACTGGGTCACCGAGATGCACGTCGACGGCTTCCGCTTCGACCTCGCCGCCACCCTGGCCCGCCAGTTCCACGAGGTCGACAAGCTGTCGGCCTTCTTCGACCTCGTCCAGCAGGACCCGGTCGTCAGCCAGGTCAAGCTCATCGCGGAGCCCTGGGACGTCGGCGAGGGCGGTTACCAGGTGGGCAACTTCCCGCCTCTGTGGACCGAGTGGAACGGCAAGTACCGCGACACGGTGCGCGACTTCTGGCGCGGCGAGGCCGCAACGCTCGGGGAGTTCGCCTCGCGCATCACCGGCTCCTCCGACCTCTACCAGGGCGACGGCCGGCACCCCATCGCGTCGATCAACTTCGTCACGGCCCACGACGGGTTCACCTTGCGAGACCTGGTGTCCTACAACGAGAAGCACAACGACGCCAACGGTGAGGGAGGCAACGACGGCGAGAGCCACAACCGCTCGTGGAACTGCGGCGTCGAGGGGCCGACCGACGACCCCGAGGTGGCCGACCTGCGCCTGCGCCAGCAACGCAACTTCCTCACGACGCTCCTGGTCTCGCAGGGCGTGCCGATGCTCCTGCACGGCGACGAGATCGGTCGCACCCAGGGCGGCAACAACAACGGCTACTGCCAGGACAACGAGATCTCGTGGGTCGACTGGGACCTCGACGAGGACCAGCTGGACCTGCTCCACTTCACGCGTCGCCTGATCGAGCTGCGCCGGGAGCACCCTGTCTTCCACCGGCGCAGATTCTTCGCCGGCAGTCCTGACCACGGCGGCGAGTCGGAGGTCGGCGACATCGAGTGGTTCGAGCCCGGTGGCGGGCACATGGACGAGGAGAGCTGGGCCAACGGCTACGCCAGGTCGATGGCGGTCTTCCTCAACGGCTCGACGATCCCCGAGCCCGACACCCGCGGCCAGCGCATCGTCGACGACAACTTCCTCGTCCTCTTCAACGGCCACCACGAGCCCCTGCGGTTCACCCTGCCCGACGAGGACTACGGCGGTGGCTGGCTGGTCGACATCGACACCGGCGCGCAGGACATCGACCCGGAGCTCGTCTTCACGCCCGGGTCGCAGGTGACCGCGCAGGCACGCAGCGTCGTGGTGCTGCGCTGCCCCCTGGAGCGGCAGGCCACGTCTGCGGCAGGCGCCGCCGAGCGGCGCCGATGA
- a CDS encoding GNAT family N-acetyltransferase: MPERDPGRWVVDDLRPQDREAWSRLHRGYLEFYESARPVEVSTVVWSWLMDPDHELEAVVVRPAADAEPVGLAHYRPFPRPLHGSTACFLDDLFVAPGERGTGAVDALLAALQERCGERGWSHVRWVTRASNTTAQSTYDRLAVRTDLLTYDLDAAPRPLETADWSVDSAP; this comes from the coding sequence ATGCCCGAGCGCGACCCCGGGCGCTGGGTCGTCGACGACCTGCGGCCGCAGGACCGTGAAGCCTGGTCCCGCCTGCACAGGGGGTACCTCGAGTTCTACGAGTCGGCGCGTCCGGTCGAGGTCTCAACGGTCGTGTGGTCGTGGCTGATGGACCCGGACCACGAGCTCGAGGCTGTCGTGGTGCGGCCGGCAGCCGACGCCGAGCCCGTGGGACTGGCGCACTACCGGCCGTTCCCCAGGCCGCTCCACGGCAGCACCGCCTGCTTCCTCGACGACCTGTTCGTCGCCCCCGGGGAGCGGGGCACCGGCGCGGTGGACGCGCTGCTGGCGGCCCTGCAGGAGCGCTGCGGCGAGCGCGGCTGGAGCCACGTCCGCTGGGTCACCAGGGCGTCCAACACCACGGCGCAGTCGACCTACGACCGGCTGGCGGTGCGCACCGACCTCCTGACCTACGACCTCGACGCCGCGCCCCGGCCGCTCGAGACCGCTGACTGGTCCGTCGACTCCGCTCCCTGA
- a CDS encoding acyl-CoA thioesterase, whose protein sequence is MANVRAERYSADVPLRWSDMDAYGHVNNVQFLRLLEDARVIGFQEWFGDERSVLDQGVLVARHEIEYLAPLKFRHAPIAVDMWATRIGGASFDLAYEVRDPAGVGEALYARAETTLVLYSFTDGKPRRLAEAEKATLQRHEGEPVPFRWRRR, encoded by the coding sequence ATGGCCAACGTGAGAGCGGAGCGATACAGCGCCGACGTCCCGCTGCGCTGGAGCGACATGGACGCCTACGGACACGTCAACAACGTGCAGTTCCTGCGCCTGCTCGAGGACGCGCGGGTCATCGGGTTCCAGGAGTGGTTCGGCGACGAGCGTTCGGTGCTCGACCAGGGAGTCCTCGTCGCGCGCCACGAGATCGAGTACCTCGCCCCCCTGAAGTTCCGGCACGCCCCGATCGCCGTGGACATGTGGGCCACCCGCATCGGCGGCGCCTCCTTCGACCTCGCGTACGAGGTCCGCGACCCGGCGGGGGTCGGCGAGGCGCTCTACGCCCGGGCCGAGACGACCCTGGTGCTGTACAGCTTCACCGACGGCAAGCCGCGGCGGCTGGCGGAGGCGGAGAAGGCCACCCTGCAGCGGCACGAGGGCGAGCCGGTGCCGTTCCGCTGGCGCCGTCGATGA